In the Cyanobacterium sp. T60_A2020_053 genome, CAAACTCCCCCTTTTGTAACCAAGGAAACCTATCGAGGTAACGTTTTATCCGCTTCTACGGTGGTGACAGAAAAGGCGGCTTGGGAAAATATCTACATGGTGGAAGTGGTGCGCAGTTGCCCCGAAATGTGTCGTTTTTGTCTTGCTAGTTATCTGACGTTACCTTTTCGCACTGCTAGTTTAACAGATTCCCTCATTCCCAATATTGAAAAGGGCTTAAAATACACTAATCGTCTTGGTTTGTTGGGCGCTTCGGTGACGCAACATCCGCAATTTGAAGAATTGTTGGATTATATCATGTTGCCAAAATACGATGACGTGCGCTTGAGTATTGCTTCGGTGCGCACTAATACGGTGACGCCAAAATTAGCCGAAACTCTCACCAAAAGGGATACAAAATCTATTACCATCGCCATTGAAAGTGGATCGAGTAAGATTAGGCAGTTAATTAATAAAAAATTGACCAATGAGGAAATTATCCAAGCGTCTATTAATGCTGAGAAAGGTGGATTAAGGGCGATTAAATTTTATGGCATGGTGGGTTTACCTCAAGAGGATAACAGTGATTTGGATGCCACCATCGACATGATGCGCGAGGTTAAAAAAGTAGCGCCACGTCTCAAAGTTACCCTCGGCTGTAGTACATTTGTTCCCAAAGCGCACACCCCCTTTCAATGGTTTGGGGTGCGCAGTGAATCAAAAAAACGGTTACAGTATTTAGAGAAAAATTTGCGTAAAGTTGGGGTGGACTTTCGCCCTGAGAGCTATAATTGGTCAGTAATTCAGGGTTTAATGTCCAGAGGTGACAGGCGCTTGAGTAAGTTGTTGGAGTTAACTAGGGTTTATGGAGATACTTTGGGTAGTTACAAACGCGCTTTTAAGGAGTTACGGGCGCTTTTACCTGATTTAGATTATTATGTCCATGATAATTGGCAAGTGGGTCAAGTTTTGCCTTGGAGTCATTTAAAAACGGCTATTGATGCGCAGGTTTTAGAGAAACATTTACAATCTTCCTTGTCTCAAGATGAATGACTATGAATTGCCAACAAAGTGGTTTAGTATCATACTTAGGTGGTGCTGAAAAAATATTTTGGTGAGGGGAGGTGTCAGGCTTCGGGTGTCAGGTTTCAGGTGAAATATTTATAAATTATCCATTATCCATTGTCAATTGTCTATTGCCCTTTGTCCTTTTGAAGTATTAATTTATATTTATATAAAGCTACTGGTTGATCAAAAGCGCTAAAATAATTGGGGTCTTGGGGAGATAAATAAATGGCGGTAAATTGGTCTGCTTCGATGGAATTATCATCAATTAAATGATATTTGGTGGTAGTTTCTACAAAGTTAATATAAATGTTACCTACTCGGCGAAAAAATTGCCGTGTTAATTCACTGGTAAGAAATTCATTTGGAGAAATATTTTGTTGTTGTCTGCCGATGACGGAGGAAATTAATTGATTATTTTCTTGAAAAGTGGTTATTTGTTCTGTAGAATTGAGTGGATTTATTTCTATACTTTTGATATTGTCAGCGCCCATATACGCTCTACTAATAGATTGGCTATTAAAAAGACGATCGGCTATTATTACTGTATTTTGATTGATTTTTTTCGGTAAAAAATTTGTCTCATTATTCGTTAAAACAGTTTTCGTAAACTTGACAGGAAAAGTAATTT is a window encoding:
- a CDS encoding radical SAM protein, which encodes MNPFSSEKLLFTPSQKNTDAIPLIYAFPNEYSVGITSLGYQLIWANFATRTDVAVSRLFTDIEESLPRFPEIVGFSFSWELDYVHILDLLERLNIPIYAKDRNESHPLIFGGGPVLTANPEPFANFFDVILLGDGENLIDNFLDSYQQIRRASRREKLQCLAQVGGIYIPSLYEVEYEDITGKITAIKPINDQTPPFVTKETYRGNVLSASTVVTEKAAWENIYMVEVVRSCPEMCRFCLASYLTLPFRTASLTDSLIPNIEKGLKYTNRLGLLGASVTQHPQFEELLDYIMLPKYDDVRLSIASVRTNTVTPKLAETLTKRDTKSITIAIESGSSKIRQLINKKLTNEEIIQASINAEKGGLRAIKFYGMVGLPQEDNSDLDATIDMMREVKKVAPRLKVTLGCSTFVPKAHTPFQWFGVRSESKKRLQYLEKNLRKVGVDFRPESYNWSVIQGLMSRGDRRLSKLLELTRVYGDTLGSYKRAFKELRALLPDLDYYVHDNWQVGQVLPWSHLKTAIDAQVLEKHLQSSLSQDE